In Halorussus limi, a genomic segment contains:
- a CDS encoding ABC transporter ATP-binding protein → MSDTEAPAVRLDGITKRFGDVTANDAVDFSLEKGSVHALVGENGAGKTTLMSVLYGLYDPDAGDIFVDGERREFDSPRDAIDAGVGMIHQHFQLVDTMTVVQNVVLGHEPSVNGLVDESSARSDIEDICSTYGFDVDRFLDTRVEQLGVGVQQRVEIVKSLYRGADVLVLDEPTAVLTPQEVESLFEVMDELTDRGRSLIFITHKLDEALEAADEITVLRDGRAVGTVAAAETSREELARMMVGRDVLFDYPERETTPGDVTLSVDGLRVRDDRDLEQVGGVDLAVREGEILGVAGVEGNGQAELVEALTGLREVDAGTVTFEGEDITETSRRRRIESGITYVPEDRQEEGLVQDYDLVRNALLGNQTIEPFVDGWFVDWGTVRDHAEDIVAEYDVQPPNADAEAASLSGGNQQKFVVGRELEHEPSLLVASHPTRGVDIGSIEFIHERLLEMRDAGTAVLFVSSKLDEIRKLSDRVAVMYEGEFVDVVDPDDVDEQELGLLMAGRTVEASGETVESAADPATESVTESPTDESAGSATDGVSNRE, encoded by the coding sequence ATGAGCGACACGGAAGCGCCGGCCGTCCGACTCGACGGCATCACCAAGCGATTCGGCGACGTCACGGCCAACGACGCCGTCGATTTCTCGCTCGAAAAGGGGTCGGTCCACGCGCTCGTCGGCGAGAACGGGGCCGGCAAGACGACCCTGATGAGCGTCCTCTACGGTCTCTACGACCCCGACGCGGGCGACATCTTCGTGGACGGCGAGCGTCGGGAGTTCGACTCGCCCCGCGACGCCATCGACGCCGGAGTCGGGATGATTCACCAGCACTTTCAGCTTGTGGACACCATGACCGTCGTCCAGAACGTCGTCTTGGGCCACGAGCCGTCCGTGAACGGACTGGTGGACGAGTCGAGCGCCCGGTCGGACATCGAGGACATCTGTTCGACCTACGGGTTCGACGTGGACCGGTTTCTGGACACTCGGGTCGAGCAGTTGGGCGTCGGCGTCCAACAGCGCGTCGAAATCGTCAAGAGCCTCTATCGGGGTGCCGACGTGCTGGTCCTCGACGAACCGACCGCCGTCCTGACGCCTCAGGAGGTCGAGAGCCTGTTCGAGGTGATGGACGAACTCACCGACCGCGGCCGGTCGCTCATCTTCATCACTCACAAACTGGACGAGGCGCTCGAAGCGGCCGACGAAATCACCGTCCTGCGCGACGGGCGAGCGGTCGGCACCGTGGCCGCCGCCGAGACCTCCCGAGAGGAACTCGCCCGCATGATGGTCGGCCGGGACGTGCTGTTCGACTACCCCGAACGCGAGACCACGCCGGGCGACGTGACGCTCTCGGTCGATGGCCTGCGGGTCCGCGACGACCGCGACCTCGAACAGGTCGGCGGCGTGGACCTCGCCGTCCGCGAGGGCGAAATCCTCGGCGTCGCCGGCGTCGAGGGGAACGGGCAGGCCGAACTCGTGGAGGCGCTGACCGGCCTCCGGGAGGTGGACGCCGGAACCGTCACCTTCGAGGGCGAGGACATCACCGAGACGAGTCGCCGCCGGCGTATCGAGTCGGGCATCACCTACGTCCCCGAGGACCGTCAGGAGGAGGGACTGGTGCAGGACTACGACCTCGTCCGCAACGCCCTGCTGGGCAACCAGACCATCGAACCGTTCGTCGACGGCTGGTTCGTCGACTGGGGGACGGTCCGGGACCACGCCGAGGACATCGTCGCCGAGTACGACGTGCAACCGCCGAACGCCGACGCCGAGGCGGCGTCGCTGTCGGGCGGCAACCAGCAGAAGTTCGTGGTCGGCCGGGAACTCGAACACGAACCGAGTCTGCTGGTCGCCTCTCACCCCACCCGCGGGGTGGACATCGGGAGCATCGAGTTCATTCACGAGCGCCTGCTGGAGATGCGCGACGCGGGCACCGCGGTCCTGTTCGTCTCGTCGAAACTCGACGAGATTCGGAAGCTCTCGGACCGCGTCGCGGTCATGTACGAGGGCGAGTTCGTGGACGTGGTGGACCCCGACGACGTGGACGAGCAGGAACTCGGCCTGCTGATGGCCGGGCGCACCGTCGAGGCGAGCGGCGAGACAGTCGAGTCGGCCGCCGACCCCGCGACCGAGTCAGTAACGGAGTCGCCGACCGACGAGAGCGCCGGGTCTGCGACCGACGGGGTGTCGAACCGTGAGTAG
- a CDS encoding DUF309 domain-containing protein translates to MDEHTRDASVGPPRVGNPTGWLPAEGRWEHDTLRRATVHGVRLFNAAEFHESHDCFEDEWYNYGSATTESKFLHGMVQVAAGAYKHFDFEDDGGMRSLFETALQYLHGVPRDYYGVDVLDVRETMTRALDDPTALEGWQIALDDSLPTADASDFAYAESLE, encoded by the coding sequence ATGGACGAGCACACTCGCGACGCGTCAGTCGGGCCGCCCCGCGTGGGCAACCCCACCGGATGGCTCCCCGCGGAGGGTCGGTGGGAACACGACACGCTCCGGCGAGCGACGGTCCACGGCGTTCGACTGTTCAACGCCGCCGAGTTCCACGAATCCCACGACTGCTTCGAGGACGAGTGGTACAACTACGGGAGCGCCACGACCGAGAGCAAGTTCCTCCACGGGATGGTGCAGGTCGCGGCGGGCGCGTACAAGCACTTCGACTTCGAGGACGACGGCGGGATGCGGTCGCTGTTCGAGACGGCGCTCCAGTACCTCCACGGTGTCCCCCGCGACTACTACGGCGTGGACGTGCTGGACGTGCGCGAAACGATGACCCGGGCGCTCGACGACCCGACCGCCCTGGAGGGGTGGCAAATCGCGCTCGACGACTCGCTGCCGACCGCCGACGCCTCCGACTTCGCCTACGCCGAGTCGCTGGAGTGA
- a CDS encoding PHP domain-containing protein, translated as MSVVHDYHVHSNYSDGTQMPRMLAAAEEAGLRAVGFADHCNVSDRESLRTGKREYGINLDRTYPLRREAIESLRDQYDLRVFDAVELDYDPQDESEIAAFLDEADFDYAIGSVHRVEGTNVQRSAPFADLSERERRAFVDDYYERLADLVESELFAIAAHVDLPERTPELRGYTTPDHHEMLADALGRSRTVPEINAGRALRDYGEFHPEPEFWAALRERGVEFVAGSDSHEPDEIHQRKRALDEHFAEREAEPIRLFD; from the coding sequence GTGTCCGTCGTCCACGACTACCACGTCCACTCGAACTACTCGGACGGCACCCAGATGCCCCGGATGCTCGCCGCCGCCGAGGAGGCGGGACTCCGGGCGGTCGGGTTCGCCGACCACTGTAACGTCTCCGACCGCGAGAGTCTCCGGACCGGCAAGCGCGAGTACGGCATCAACTTGGACCGGACCTACCCGCTCCGCCGGGAGGCCATCGAGTCGCTGCGCGACCAGTACGACCTCCGAGTCTTCGACGCGGTCGAACTCGACTACGACCCGCAGGACGAGTCCGAAATCGCGGCGTTTCTGGACGAGGCGGACTTCGACTACGCCATCGGGAGCGTCCACCGCGTCGAGGGGACCAACGTCCAGCGGAGCGCGCCCTTCGCCGACCTGTCGGAGCGCGAGCGCCGCGCCTTCGTGGACGACTACTACGAGCGACTCGCCGACCTCGTGGAGTCGGAACTGTTCGCCATCGCGGCCCACGTCGACCTGCCCGAGCGCACGCCGGAACTCCGCGGCTACACTACCCCCGACCACCACGAGATGCTCGCCGACGCGCTCGGTCGCTCGCGGACGGTCCCCGAAATCAACGCCGGGCGCGCCCTCCGGGACTACGGCGAGTTCCACCCCGAACCGGAGTTCTGGGCGGCGCTCCGAGAACGAGGCGTCGAGTTCGTCGCCGGGTCGGACTCGCACGAACCCGACGAGATTCACCAGCGGAAGCGCGCGTTGGACGAGCACTTCGCCGAGCGAGAGGCGGAACCGATTCGGTTGTTCGACTGA
- a CDS encoding Rpp14/Pop5 family protein: MKHLPKHLRPRWRYLAVELEAWPDAEFDRRDFQRSVWFAAQNLLGDAGSADADLKVLQFEYGEGSGEAIVRARHGHAEEARAAIACVDEIRNDPVGLRVSGISGTVRACEEKYLGADGQIRDERKVVFGDAQQSAVERDGLLDVRTDGAFAGATELDFE, from the coding sequence GTGAAACACCTCCCGAAGCATCTCCGGCCGAGGTGGCGCTACCTCGCGGTCGAACTCGAAGCGTGGCCCGACGCCGAATTCGACCGCCGGGACTTCCAGCGGAGCGTCTGGTTCGCGGCCCAGAACCTGCTGGGCGACGCCGGGAGCGCCGACGCCGACCTGAAAGTCCTCCAGTTCGAATACGGAGAGGGCTCCGGGGAAGCCATCGTTCGGGCGCGCCACGGCCACGCCGAAGAGGCGCGGGCCGCTATCGCCTGCGTGGACGAAATTCGAAACGACCCCGTAGGCCTACGCGTCAGCGGTATAAGCGGTACGGTCCGTGCCTGTGAAGAAAAGTATTTAGGAGCAGACGGCCAAATTCGTGACGAGAGAAAAGTCGTGTTCGGGGACGCCCAGCAGTCGGCCGTCGAGCGAGACGGACTCCTCGACGTGCGGACCGACGGCGCGTTCGCGGGCGCGACGGAACTCGATTTCGAGTGA
- a CDS encoding ABC transporter permease, which produces MSSDAPGARAALDRAADRMLRATVVERFAIAVAATLLALLLGSVVVAASGYDAVEFVSSLVYGAFGTTSNLAFTLRQSTMLILAGVAVAVAFRAGVFNIGVQGQFVVGGFATAVTVLFLAPHLPGGAVGGVLLMGLGTLAAIAAGGAYAALPGMMKAYADANEVITTIMLNFIASGVVFFVVDRYLRPAGASAPNTETFPEYVALPSVVFDSASFSVVGLGAALATVLVVYVVMARTRFGYDLVTSGYQEPAAAYSGVDPERNVVATMTFSGMVAGLAGAVFTIMILGYYSDPSTFPRFGFDAIAVSLLAANNPLGVVPAGLLFGGLDAGGQYIGFTLDVPPELVDGVVGLVVLFVAVPELFRMAARRTGLGGRGSSESPVRRAESDGGDGR; this is translated from the coding sequence GTGAGTAGCGACGCCCCCGGTGCCCGCGCGGCCCTCGACCGGGCGGCCGACCGGATGCTCCGCGCGACGGTGGTCGAGCGGTTCGCCATCGCGGTCGCCGCGACCCTGTTGGCGCTCCTGCTCGGGTCGGTCGTCGTGGCCGCGTCGGGGTACGACGCGGTCGAGTTCGTCTCGTCGCTGGTGTACGGCGCGTTCGGAACCACCTCGAACCTCGCGTTCACCCTGCGCCAGTCCACGATGCTCATCCTCGCGGGCGTGGCCGTCGCCGTCGCGTTCCGGGCGGGCGTGTTCAACATCGGCGTGCAGGGCCAGTTCGTCGTCGGCGGGTTCGCCACCGCCGTCACGGTGCTGTTCCTCGCGCCCCACCTCCCCGGCGGCGCGGTCGGTGGCGTCCTCCTGATGGGTCTGGGCACGCTCGCGGCGATTGCGGCCGGCGGCGCGTACGCGGCGCTCCCCGGTATGATGAAGGCCTACGCCGACGCCAACGAGGTCATCACGACCATCATGCTCAACTTCATCGCGTCGGGGGTCGTCTTCTTCGTGGTGGACCGCTACCTCCGGCCGGCGGGCGCGTCGGCGCCCAACACCGAGACGTTCCCCGAGTACGTCGCGCTCCCGTCGGTCGTCTTCGACAGCGCGTCGTTCTCGGTCGTCGGTCTCGGCGCGGCGCTGGCGACGGTCCTCGTCGTCTACGTCGTGATGGCCCGCACGAGGTTCGGCTACGACCTCGTGACCAGCGGCTATCAGGAACCCGCGGCGGCCTACTCGGGGGTGGACCCCGAGCGCAACGTCGTCGCCACGATGACCTTCTCCGGGATGGTGGCCGGACTGGCCGGTGCGGTGTTCACTATCATGATTCTGGGCTACTACAGCGACCCCTCGACGTTCCCGCGGTTCGGCTTCGACGCCATCGCGGTGAGTCTGCTCGCGGCCAACAACCCGCTCGGAGTCGTCCCCGCCGGCCTGCTGTTCGGCGGCCTCGACGCGGGCGGCCAGTACATCGGCTTCACGCTCGACGTGCCCCCGGAGTTGGTCGACGGCGTGGTCGGTCTCGTCGTGCTGTTCGTCGCGGTGCCGGAACTGTTCCGGATGGCCGCCCGGCGGACCGGTCTCGGGGGTCGAGGCTCGTCGGAGTCCCCAGTACGTCGGGCCGAGTCCGACGGAGGTGACGGCCGGTGA
- a CDS encoding succinylglutamate desuccinylase/aspartoacylase domain-containing protein, with the protein MRIEQLGEGTPEIAVVAAIHGDEPCGVRAIERLLATSPAVERPVKFVIANEEALDRGVRYVEEDLNRAFPGDPDADTHEGRLAAALAQEVRDCTTLSLHSTQSYAEPFALVDTVDAVARSICPYLPVSVLVETEVESDGRLIEYPHVLEVECGLQGSDEAADNAVDLVYGFLEATGALPDDEPVAGYDRGEVEVFRLGRPVPKDGGDRFEVFAENFERVAAGERFAAVDGRELVADEPFYPVLMSAYGYENVFGYRGERIGVLDA; encoded by the coding sequence ATGCGAATCGAGCAGTTGGGCGAGGGGACCCCCGAGATAGCCGTCGTCGCCGCGATTCACGGCGACGAACCCTGCGGCGTCCGGGCGATAGAGCGTCTCCTCGCAACGTCGCCGGCGGTCGAGCGTCCGGTCAAGTTCGTAATCGCGAACGAGGAGGCGCTGGACCGCGGAGTCAGGTACGTCGAAGAGGACTTGAATCGCGCGTTTCCCGGCGACCCCGACGCCGACACCCACGAGGGTCGACTCGCCGCCGCACTCGCCCAAGAGGTCCGCGACTGCACGACGCTCTCGCTCCACTCCACGCAGTCGTACGCCGAACCCTTCGCGCTGGTCGACACCGTCGACGCGGTCGCGCGCTCTATCTGTCCCTATCTGCCTGTCTCCGTGCTGGTCGAGACCGAGGTAGAGAGCGACGGTCGCCTCATCGAGTACCCCCACGTCCTCGAAGTCGAGTGCGGCCTGCAAGGCTCCGACGAGGCCGCAGACAACGCCGTGGACCTCGTCTACGGCTTCCTCGAAGCGACGGGCGCGCTCCCCGACGACGAACCGGTCGCGGGGTACGACCGCGGCGAGGTCGAGGTCTTCCGCCTCGGTCGCCCGGTACCGAAGGACGGCGGCGACCGCTTCGAGGTGTTCGCCGAGAACTTCGAGCGCGTGGCCGCCGGCGAGCGGTTCGCCGCGGTCGACGGTCGGGAACTGGTCGCCGACGAACCGTTTTACCCCGTCCTCATGTCGGCGTACGGCTACGAGAACGTCTTCGGCTACCGCGGTGAGCGCATCGGCGTCCTCGACGCCTGA
- the psmA gene encoding archaeal proteasome endopeptidase complex subunit alpha — MQGQAQQQAYDRGITIFSPDGRLYQVEYAREAVKRGTASIGIRTEGGVVLAVDKRIRSELMERTSVEKIHKADDHIGIASAGHVADARQLIDFARQQTQVNRLRYGEPIGVETLTKEVTDHIQQYTQVGGARPFGVALIIGGIEDGEPRLYETDPSGTPYEWKALAVGADRGEIQEYLEDNYSEAMDLDGGIELALRALGSVNDDELSPEGVGIATVDAETEQFLELSNDETEEYLSELGLLGGGDESEPEEE, encoded by the coding sequence ATGCAGGGACAAGCCCAACAGCAGGCCTACGACCGTGGGATTACCATCTTCTCCCCGGACGGACGGCTCTACCAGGTCGAATATGCCCGCGAGGCCGTCAAACGCGGCACTGCGAGTATCGGCATCCGCACCGAAGGCGGCGTCGTACTCGCGGTGGACAAGCGCATCCGCTCCGAACTCATGGAGCGGACCAGCGTCGAGAAGATTCACAAGGCCGACGACCACATCGGCATCGCGTCCGCGGGCCACGTCGCCGACGCCCGCCAGCTAATCGACTTCGCGCGCCAGCAGACGCAGGTCAACCGCCTGCGCTACGGCGAGCCAATCGGCGTCGAGACGCTGACCAAGGAAGTTACCGACCATATCCAGCAGTACACGCAGGTCGGCGGCGCGCGCCCGTTCGGCGTCGCGCTCATCATCGGCGGCATCGAGGACGGGGAACCGCGCCTCTACGAGACCGACCCGTCGGGCACTCCCTACGAGTGGAAGGCCCTCGCCGTCGGCGCGGACCGCGGCGAAATTCAGGAGTACCTCGAAGACAACTACAGCGAGGCGATGGACCTCGACGGCGGCATCGAACTCGCGCTCCGCGCACTCGGGTCGGTCAACGACGACGAACTCAGCCCCGAGGGCGTCGGCATCGCGACCGTCGACGCCGAGACCGAGCAGTTCCTCGAACTCTCGAACGACGAGACCGAGGAGTATCTCTCCGAACTCGGCCTGCTCGGTGGCGGCGACGAGAGCGAACCGGAAGAGGAGTAG
- a CDS encoding Lrp/AsnC family transcriptional regulator: MELDDTDREILEALQENARTPFSEIARRIDMSSATVHDRVNRMEEAGVIEGYHAKVNPKALEYGISAVVGLQVEQGQEQNTLGRLEDIDGVQEVHLTTGSWDVLMRVYAEDADRLRELMFENIAQMDGFARSQTMVILDTPYETEELPIDGSEV; this comes from the coding sequence ATGGAACTCGACGATACCGACCGCGAAATCTTGGAAGCGTTACAGGAGAACGCGAGAACCCCGTTCAGCGAGATTGCGCGCCGCATCGACATGTCCAGCGCGACCGTCCACGACCGCGTCAACCGAATGGAGGAGGCCGGCGTCATCGAGGGCTACCACGCGAAAGTGAACCCGAAGGCGCTCGAGTACGGCATCTCGGCGGTCGTCGGTCTGCAGGTCGAGCAGGGCCAAGAGCAGAACACCCTCGGTCGCCTCGAAGACATCGACGGCGTGCAGGAGGTCCACCTCACGACCGGTTCGTGGGACGTGCTGATGCGGGTGTACGCCGAGGACGCCGACCGCCTCCGGGAACTCATGTTCGAGAACATCGCCCAGATGGACGGCTTCGCGCGCTCCCAGACGATGGTCATCCTCGACACTCCCTACGAGACCGAGGAGTTACCAATCGACGGTAGCGAGGTCTGA
- a CDS encoding DUF63 family protein, protein MSTVTEDMDSERLWGGTVAALLAALVGGVLLFPERVYYGFVWHYFWGPVVADAKSAQCAAYADGSVSFLYDASACAAAAEPVAYPGYTLVSEVGYALTMLLMLLGVVFLLRRLGVGQDRGMFYALFPYMLFGGALRVVEDAFDGLDAAEAAISFPWNTLIISPVIYFTMFAITLAALLASVWLSDSETTDSYYYPLAGIGTTLLVVAVGYLVVLAFTTDTVNFFPQISVVVLVGATLVTWLTWAGVERYAPEVNEGTGRMGLVVIWAHAVDGVANVVGIDWANELGLPADLVPKHPVNRALIGVGEQFPEPVVALVGTAWPFLLVKIVAAVFVVWVFDEAIFEESPRYAVLLLVAIVAVGLGPGTRDMLRATFGI, encoded by the coding sequence ATGAGCACCGTAACCGAGGACATGGACTCGGAACGCCTCTGGGGCGGGACGGTCGCCGCGCTGTTGGCCGCGCTCGTCGGCGGCGTTCTCCTCTTCCCGGAGCGCGTCTACTACGGATTCGTCTGGCACTACTTCTGGGGGCCGGTCGTCGCCGACGCCAAGAGCGCGCAGTGTGCGGCCTACGCCGACGGTTCTGTGAGTTTCCTCTACGACGCAAGCGCCTGTGCGGCCGCGGCGGAACCGGTCGCGTACCCCGGCTACACGCTGGTCTCCGAGGTCGGCTACGCGCTCACGATGCTGCTGATGCTACTGGGCGTCGTCTTCCTACTCCGGCGTCTCGGGGTCGGACAGGACCGCGGCATGTTCTACGCGCTGTTCCCCTACATGCTGTTCGGCGGCGCGCTCCGGGTCGTCGAGGACGCCTTCGACGGTCTCGACGCCGCCGAGGCCGCCATCTCGTTCCCGTGGAACACCCTCATCATCAGCCCGGTCATCTACTTCACGATGTTCGCCATCACGCTGGCGGCCCTGCTGGCGAGCGTCTGGCTCAGCGACTCCGAGACGACCGACAGCTACTACTACCCGCTCGCGGGCATCGGCACGACCCTGCTGGTGGTCGCGGTGGGCTATCTGGTCGTCCTCGCGTTCACGACCGACACCGTGAACTTCTTCCCCCAGATTTCGGTCGTCGTCCTCGTCGGCGCGACGCTCGTGACGTGGCTCACGTGGGCGGGCGTGGAGCGCTACGCGCCGGAGGTCAACGAGGGGACGGGCCGGATGGGTCTCGTCGTCATCTGGGCGCACGCGGTCGACGGCGTGGCGAACGTCGTCGGCATCGACTGGGCGAACGAACTCGGCCTGCCCGCCGACCTCGTTCCCAAACACCCCGTGAACCGCGCGCTCATCGGCGTCGGCGAGCAGTTCCCCGAACCGGTCGTGGCCCTCGTCGGCACCGCGTGGCCCTTCCTGCTGGTGAAAATCGTGGCCGCGGTGTTCGTCGTCTGGGTGTTCGACGAGGCAATCTTCGAGGAGAGTCCGCGCTACGCCGTCCTCCTGCTCGTGGCCATCGTCGCGGTCGGACTCGGTCCCGGCACGCGGGACATGCTCCGGGCGACGTTCGGCATCTGA
- a CDS encoding BMP family protein, producing the protein MTMGDTHTGEDRTYRQKLTAGDVDRRAVLRSGAALVAGTALAGCTGGQEGGTTTGTTTDGGGGSGEPTNIAIISSPAGFGDGAFNDLALQGLQNAAEEFNINIQQVEETDQSQYGTVQSRLAESQNPDYDLIVLVGYNHTQALETNAAQYSDQRWMLINDYVDQPNVAGYTWANHEMSFQAGVLAGTMTTRKLSHAGNSLTPDNATVGFVGGVDGALINAFERAYRAGAKWVNDSVDVRVGYIGNYTDTQTANNIASSQYDAGADIVYHAAAAAGQGVFQAASDANRFAIGVDSDQSKTLPDYQDVIMGSAVKFINEGTREVAAAVAQNNWKSVNGQNILGLEEDAVKVVLGQAVGPKLPDVVNQNLSKSKQAIVNGDVTVPCTASGCQN; encoded by the coding sequence ATGACGATGGGTGACACACACACGGGAGAGGACCGTACGTACAGACAGAAACTAACCGCGGGCGACGTGGACCGACGCGCCGTCCTCAGGTCGGGGGCCGCGCTCGTCGCCGGGACGGCGCTCGCCGGTTGTACCGGCGGACAAGAGGGCGGGACGACGACCGGAACGACGACCGACGGCGGGGGCGGAAGCGGTGAGCCGACGAACATCGCCATCATCTCTAGCCCCGCCGGATTCGGCGACGGCGCGTTCAACGACCTCGCCCTCCAAGGCCTCCAGAACGCCGCCGAGGAGTTCAACATCAACATCCAGCAGGTAGAGGAGACCGACCAGTCCCAGTACGGGACGGTCCAGTCGCGACTCGCCGAGAGCCAGAACCCCGACTACGACCTCATCGTGCTGGTCGGGTACAACCACACGCAGGCGCTCGAAACGAACGCCGCCCAGTACTCGGACCAGCGGTGGATGCTCATCAACGACTACGTGGACCAACCGAACGTCGCGGGCTACACGTGGGCCAACCACGAGATGTCGTTCCAAGCGGGCGTCCTGGCGGGCACGATGACGACCCGGAAACTCTCCCACGCGGGCAACTCGCTCACCCCGGACAACGCCACCGTCGGGTTCGTCGGCGGCGTCGACGGCGCACTCATCAACGCCTTCGAGCGCGCCTACAGGGCGGGGGCGAAGTGGGTCAACGACAGCGTGGACGTTCGCGTCGGCTACATCGGCAACTACACCGACACCCAGACCGCGAACAACATCGCCAGTTCGCAGTACGACGCGGGCGCCGACATCGTCTACCACGCCGCCGCGGCGGCCGGACAGGGCGTCTTTCAGGCCGCGAGCGACGCGAACCGGTTCGCCATCGGCGTGGACTCCGACCAGTCCAAGACGCTCCCGGACTATCAGGACGTCATCATGGGCTCGGCGGTCAAGTTCATCAACGAGGGGACGCGGGAAGTCGCCGCCGCCGTCGCACAGAACAACTGGAAGAGCGTCAACGGCCAGAACATCCTCGGACTCGAAGAGGACGCCGTCAAGGTGGTTCTCGGGCAAGCCGTCGGCCCGAAGCTCCCCGACGTCGTCAACCAGAACCTCTCGAAGTCCAAGCAAGCCATCGTGAACGGCGACGTGACGGTGCCGTGTACCGCCTCTGGCTGTCAGAACTGA
- a CDS encoding DUF7344 domain-containing protein, with amino-acid sequence MTTTDSRRDTADARPYSPERDASLDATFDALGNRHCRVLLRYLADSDESLVVDDLVDLLANDDTASDVTPTDEDRLRARLHHNYLPKLDDTDLVEYDADGGLVTYCDDGRFEAVAAAVDTFESADRPISIDTLFDLLADRRRREALVTLLSHEDLSLPDLADEVAVAERGEPLTRIDADEVLQVYLSLYHTHVPKLARDGLVDYDQEDDYVALTDAGHALESTIRSLCASGDG; translated from the coding sequence ATGACAACCACCGACTCTCGCCGAGACACGGCGGACGCCCGACCGTACAGCCCCGAACGCGACGCTTCGCTCGACGCCACCTTCGACGCACTCGGGAACCGACACTGTCGGGTCCTGCTCCGGTATCTCGCCGACAGCGACGAGTCGCTCGTCGTGGACGACCTCGTAGACCTCCTCGCGAACGACGATACGGCGTCCGACGTCACGCCGACCGACGAGGACCGACTGCGCGCCCGACTCCACCACAACTACCTGCCGAAGTTGGACGACACGGACCTCGTGGAGTACGACGCCGACGGCGGACTCGTCACCTACTGCGACGACGGTCGGTTCGAGGCGGTGGCCGCGGCCGTCGATACGTTCGAGTCGGCCGACCGGCCCATTTCGATAGACACTCTGTTCGACCTGCTCGCGGACCGCCGCCGGCGCGAGGCGCTGGTGACGCTCCTGTCCCACGAGGACCTGTCACTGCCGGACCTCGCCGACGAGGTCGCGGTCGCCGAACGCGGCGAACCGCTCACGCGAATCGACGCCGACGAGGTGCTACAGGTCTACCTGTCGCTGTATCACACGCACGTCCCGAAACTCGCTCGCGACGGGTTAGTGGACTACGACCAAGAGGACGACTACGTCGCGCTGACCGACGCCGGTCACGCGCTCGAATCGACGATTCGGTCGCTGTGTGCTTCCGGTGACGGGTAA
- a CDS encoding inositol monophosphatase family protein, with product MTDDADERLAVAKRAASAGSKVAAESFRADIEVETKSGKTDVVTEADRRTQRRIIEVVREEYPDDAIVGEEEDELKEVPDEGDAWVIDPIDGTNNYVRSIPVWTTSVAAVRDGEPVAAVNDCPALGETYVAGPDGVWRDGDPVSVSERTDPETFAVAPTIWWGFDRRDEYAAVCRELVERFADIRRFGSAQVTLGMVAAGSLEGAVTNVDPNPWDTVAGVHMVRRADGTVTDRHGDPWRHDSESLVASNGEAHDELVAALRNVD from the coding sequence ATGACCGACGACGCCGACGAGCGTCTCGCAGTGGCGAAGCGCGCCGCGAGCGCCGGAAGCAAAGTCGCCGCCGAGAGCTTTCGAGCGGACATCGAGGTGGAGACCAAATCGGGCAAGACCGACGTGGTGACCGAGGCCGACCGCCGGACTCAGCGCCGAATCATCGAGGTCGTCCGCGAGGAGTACCCCGACGACGCCATCGTCGGCGAGGAGGAAGACGAACTCAAGGAGGTGCCCGACGAGGGCGACGCGTGGGTCATCGACCCCATCGACGGCACGAACAACTACGTCCGGTCGATTCCGGTCTGGACGACCAGCGTTGCGGCGGTCCGGGACGGCGAACCCGTGGCGGCGGTCAACGACTGCCCCGCGCTGGGCGAGACGTACGTCGCGGGTCCCGACGGCGTCTGGCGCGACGGCGACCCCGTCTCGGTCAGCGAGCGGACCGACCCCGAGACGTTCGCGGTCGCGCCGACCATCTGGTGGGGGTTCGACCGGCGCGACGAGTATGCCGCGGTCTGCCGGGAACTGGTCGAACGGTTCGCCGACATCCGGCGGTTCGGGTCGGCGCAGGTGACCCTCGGGATGGTCGCGGCCGGTTCGCTGGAGGGCGCGGTGACGAACGTGGACCCGAACCCCTGGGACACCGTGGCCGGCGTTCACATGGTCCGGCGGGCCGACGGAACCGTCACCGACCGCCACGGCGACCCGTGGCGACACGACTCCGAGAGCCTCGTCGCCTCGAACGGCGAGGCCCACGACGAACTGGTCGCCGCCCTTCGAAACGTCGACTGA